A section of the Ranitomeya imitator isolate aRanImi1 chromosome 7, aRanImi1.pri, whole genome shotgun sequence genome encodes:
- the CHTF18 gene encoding chromosome transmission fidelity protein 18 homolog isoform X4: MFGGNVGGVCVRDMDEYDLYGIEDDYEEQFASELEVLAELDDPPPSRPAAKASQLRHKPSFEEAITSADHTGASARSVNGARPAEERKKREAAVLHLSDEDGASDSLYELPLTPKAKRPKMEAVKKLDFGATNRSDPSPEISDDITPPPSPDLTQKKQERHLKFLSCDALEVSDMAPLQVTPTKTEQKRVLQRPPVLEDYINVTSSDGTRVYMTLRDDEDGTGVQDTKIAGLSWRSEQQLHLLGIPISYLKEQIADERRRQVLEESQRLTEMLSSQMNALEDAESETLEPVCAEEEEEDDEDDVSTQNLWVDRYTPRHYTELLSDDYTNRCLLKWLKLWDTVVFGKEKTVKKPKAMPDQRVNNKFQKETTGKWKSKAQITEEILEAELDQHNRPKNKVTLLCGPPGLGKTTLAHIIARHAGYNVVEMNASDDRSPEIFRTRIEAATQMKSVLGIDERPNCLVIDEIDGAPTVSINMLLSLINRKDGKDAEGEAAATKKKKKDGGLMLRPIICICNDQYVPSLRQLRQQAFMLNFPQTLPSRLVQRLYEITLKQGMKADTGALMALCEKTDNDIRSCINTLQFLHGKGKKELNMRTVQTMKIGLKDQNKGLFSVWQEIFQLPKVQRKRIGLDVTTPDFQLLLGNDNDPLNVLGRTPLSVLGQRFHHILHLTTATGEYEKLTMGLYDNFLNMKVKESSFGTVVSALDWLGFTDLVNTMIMHGQNFQLMRYLPFLPVAFHLFFAASNIPRIAYPSSHYEAQSKLNQMHNLLSAMVSEIAPAIRSRVGPQSLILDALCLLLDVISPKLRPVNTQLYSMKEKQQLADLINTMLAYNLTYHQERTMDGQYLYKLDPNVEDVCRFPELPARKQLTYQAKQLIAREIELEKMRRSEAFQQARNTGKDDVSNKSVEGPVKGSDVKPTGKAAVLNHEQRLENIMKKTTFEEKPEKDFFGRQIVKKVTSTVSANAKQEDCVEKKMGTAVGNSHVWFRFNEGVSNAVRRNVHIKDLL, encoded by the exons ATGTTTGGCGGGAATGTCGGCGGCGTCTGTGTGAGGGACATGGACGAGTACGACCTGTACGGGATAGAGGATGACTACGAGGAGCAGTTCGCCTCCGAGCTGGAGGTCCTGGCCGAGCTGGACG ACCCTCCGCCTTCCCGACCTGCAGCAAAAGCATCGCAGCTCCGCCACAAGCCGTCGTTCGAAGAGGCGATCACCTCCGCCGATCACACAGGAGCCAGCGCCCGCAGCGTTAATGGCGCCCGCCCAGCCGAGGAGCGTAAGAAGCGAGAAGCCGCCGTCCTTCACCTGTCAGACGAGGACGGGGCGTCCGACAGCCTCTACGAGCTGCCGCTCA CGCCCAAAGCAAAGCGCCCAAAAATGGAAGCTGTTAAGAAGCTAGACTTTGGAGCGACAAATCGATCTGATCCTAGCCCAGAAATAAGTGATGACATCACTCCTCCTCCATCACCCGATCTTACACAGAAAAAGCAGGAAAG ACATCTGAAGTTTCTGAGCTGCGATGCCCTTGAGGTCAGTGATATGGCTCCTCTGCAAGTCACACCAACCAAAACTGAGCAGAAGCGCGTCCTGCAGCGGCCGCCGGTGCTAGAGGACTACATCAATGTGACTTCTAGTGATGGCACCAGAGTTTACATGACATTGAGAGATGACGAGGATGGGACTGGGGTTCAG gaTACTAAAATTGCAGGCCTCAGTTGGAGAAGTGAACAGCAGCTTCATCTACTGGGCATCCCGATTTCCTACCTAAAGGAGCAAATTGCTGATGAG CGCAGAAGGCAAGTGCTAGAGGAATCCCAGCGCCTTACAGAGATGCTGAGCAG CCAAATGAATGCATTAGAAGACGCGGAAAGTGAAACTTTAGAGCCGGTCTGtgcagaggaagaagaggaagatgaTGAGGATGATGTGTCCACACAAAATCTATGGGTTGACAGATACACCCCAAGACATTACACTGAGCTGCTGAGCGATGAT TACACGAATCGCTGCCTTCTGAAGTGGTTAAAATTATGGGACACTGTAGTTTTTGGTAAAGAAAAGACGGTGAAGAAGCCAAAGGCGATGCCGGACCAGAGAGTGAACAACAAGTTCCAGAAGGAAACGACCGGAAAGTGGAAGAGCAAAGCCCAGATCACAGAAGAGATTCTGGAGGCAGAACTAGATCAGCACAACAGGCCCAAGAACAAG gtCACTTTGCTCTGTGGTCCTCCTGGTCTGGGGAAAACTACACTGGCCCATATAATAGCAAGACATGCTGGTTACAATGTGGTGGAGATGAACGCCAG CGATGACCGAAGTCCGGAGATTTTCAGAACGAGAATTGAAGCTGCAACACAAATGAAATCTGTGCTGGGCATTGATGAGCGTCCGAACTGTTTGGTTATTGATGAAATTGATGGCGCCCCTACA gtctccatcaatATGCTGCTAAGTTTAATCAACCGTAAAGACGGCAAGGATGCGGAGGGTGAAGCTGCTGCAaccaagaagaaaaagaaagatGGAGGTCTGATGCTCAGACCGATCATCTGTATTTGTAATGACCA GTACGTGCCGTCTCTGCGGCAGCTCAGGCAGCAGGCGTTCATGTTGAATTTCCCCCAGACGTTGCCCTCCAGGCTCGTACAAAGGTTGTATGAG atcaccCTTAAACAGGGCATGAAAGCTGACACAGGGGCCCTGATGGCATTGTGTGAGAAGACTGATAACGATATTAGGTCCTGTATTAATACTTTGCAG TTTCTACATGGCAAAGGAAAAAAAGAACTGAACATGCGGACGGTCCAGACAATGAAGATTGGGCTGAAAGATCAGAACAAGGGCTTGTTCTCTGTATGGCAGGAAATCTTCCAGCTTCCTAAAGTCCAAAG AAAACGCATTGGTCTAGATGTCACCACCCCAGATTTTCAGCTGCTTCTTGGAAATGACAATGATCCCCTCAATGTGTTGGGCAGGACTCCTTTAAGTGTTTTGGGGCAAAGATTTCATCACATATTGCACCTGACCACGGCTACAGGGGAATATGAGAAGCTGACGATG GGACTGTATGATAACTTTTTAAACATGAAAGTGAAGGAGTCCAGTTTCGGCACGGTGGTGTCTGCTCTGGACTGGTTGGGATTCACAGACCTTGTGAACACTATGATAATGCACGGACAGAACTTCCAGCTGATGAGATACCTGCCGTTCCTCCCGGTCGCCTTCCATCTCTTTTTCGCAGCTTCAAACATCCCTCGAATCGCTTATCCCAGCAGTCACTATGAG GCTCAATCCAAACTGAACCAGATGCATAATCTCCTGAGCGCCATGGTGTCTGAGATCGCCCCTGCCATCCGCTCACGCGTTGGACCTCAGTCTTTGATCCTGGATGCTCTGTGTCTTCTGCTCGACGTCATCTCTCCGAAGCTGCGGCCA GTGAATACTCAGCTGTACAGCATGAAGGAAAAGCAGCAGCTGGCCGACCTGATCAATACAATGCTGGCCTATAACCTGACCTACCACCAGGAGCGCACCATGGATGGTCAGTACCTCTACAAGCTGGACCC TAACGTGGAGGACGTCTGCAGGTTTCCCGAGCTCCCTGCCCGgaagcagttgacctatcaggccaaGCAGCTCATTGCTCGTGAGATTGAACTGGAGAAAATGAGACGGTCTGAAGCTTTCCAGCAAGCGAGGAACACTGGAAAG GATGATGTCAGCAACAAATCAGTAGAGGGACCTGTTAAAGGGTCTGATGTAAAACCGACTGGCAAAGCTGCGGTGCTGAACCACGAGCAGCGGCTGGAAAATATCATGAAGAAGACGACTTTTGAGGAGAAG CCTGAAAAAGATTTCTTTGGCCGCCAGATTGTAAAGAAAGTGACCTCTACAGTTTCAG CGAACGCCAAACAAGAAGACTGTGTAGAAAAGAAAATGGGGACGGCCGTGGGGAACAGCCACGTCTGGTTCCGGTTCAATGAAGGGGTTTCTAATGCCGTGAGGAGGAACGTTCACATCAAGGATCTGttatga